A genomic window from Planococcus rifietoensis includes:
- a CDS encoding TrmH family RNA methyltransferase: protein MKRIESLQNSLVKHWKKLSTTRKERDKFGEFLIEGFHLTEEALNKKDGIKGLIVREGTEIPDAWDIEGLTLYVVTAQIAKEIAETEHTQGIFAHCAQPEYSDSVQEQWQTLLLIDAVQDPGNVGTMIRTAAAAGIDAVVLGKGSADAYNPKTVRSAQGAHFQVPIVKGDLFDWVERLKGRDIPVYGTALYQSVPMYEAESKERFALIVGNEGSGVEPQLLEQTDQNLMVPLYGPAESLNVAVATGILLYSLVPKTGV, encoded by the coding sequence ATGAAACGAATTGAATCATTGCAGAACTCGCTCGTCAAACATTGGAAGAAACTGAGCACCACCCGTAAAGAGCGCGACAAATTCGGGGAATTTCTCATCGAAGGCTTTCATTTGACCGAAGAGGCGTTGAATAAGAAAGACGGAATCAAAGGCTTGATCGTCCGCGAAGGCACGGAGATTCCAGATGCTTGGGATATCGAGGGCCTCACGCTTTACGTGGTAACGGCACAGATTGCGAAAGAGATTGCGGAAACTGAGCATACGCAAGGCATTTTCGCCCATTGCGCACAGCCGGAGTATAGCGACTCTGTGCAAGAGCAGTGGCAGACGCTGCTATTGATCGACGCCGTGCAAGACCCAGGCAATGTCGGGACGATGATTCGCACCGCGGCAGCTGCCGGAATTGATGCTGTCGTTCTCGGAAAAGGTTCGGCGGATGCGTACAATCCGAAAACGGTGCGTTCTGCGCAAGGTGCGCATTTCCAAGTGCCAATCGTCAAAGGCGATTTGTTCGACTGGGTTGAACGCTTGAAAGGGCGAGACATTCCGGTTTACGGGACGGCGCTTTATCAATCGGTGCCAATGTACGAGGCGGAATCGAAAGAGCGGTTTGCGCTGATTGTTGGAAATGAAGGAAGCGGCGTGGAGCCGCAGCTGCTCGAGCAGACCGACCAGAATCTCATGGTGCCGCTTTACGGCCCGGCAGAATCATTGAACGTAGCCGTAGCCACTGGAATTCTATTGTATAGCCTCGTTCCCAAAACTGGTGTTTGA
- the pheS gene encoding phenylalanine--tRNA ligase subunit alpha, which produces MEARLQELKNEALEKIQAAQTVKELTDVRVAYLGKKGPITDVLKGMGKLPAEERPKMGALVNEVRAEVTESLEARMVLLEEQAINEKLQSETIDISLPGRPAKTGNPHPLTRVVEEIEDLFLSMGYEIAEGPEVEKDYYNFEALNLPKGHPARDMQDSFYITEDILLRTHTSPVQARTMEAKGGEPIKIICPGKVYRRDNDDATHSHQFTQIEGLVVGEDIRMSDLKGTLSIFAKKMFGEDREIRLRPSFFPFTEPSVEMDISCFKCGGSGCNVCKKTGWIEILGAGMVHPNVLEMAGYDSKRLTGFAFGMGPERIAMLKYGIEDIRHFYTNDVRFLTQFQRTEL; this is translated from the coding sequence ATGGAAGCAAGATTGCAGGAATTGAAAAATGAAGCATTGGAGAAAATCCAGGCAGCGCAAACAGTCAAGGAATTGACGGACGTGCGCGTAGCGTATTTAGGGAAAAAGGGGCCGATCACCGATGTCCTGAAAGGCATGGGCAAATTGCCGGCGGAAGAGCGTCCAAAGATGGGCGCGCTTGTAAACGAAGTGCGTGCAGAAGTAACTGAGTCGCTCGAAGCGCGCATGGTCCTGTTGGAAGAACAGGCGATCAATGAAAAGCTGCAAAGCGAAACGATCGATATTTCTTTGCCAGGGCGTCCGGCAAAAACGGGCAATCCCCATCCATTGACGCGTGTAGTCGAGGAAATCGAAGATCTTTTCTTGTCGATGGGATACGAAATCGCTGAAGGCCCGGAAGTCGAGAAGGATTATTATAATTTCGAAGCGCTCAACTTGCCAAAAGGGCATCCAGCGCGCGATATGCAGGATTCCTTCTATATAACAGAAGACATTTTGCTGCGCACGCATACCTCACCGGTGCAGGCGCGCACGATGGAAGCAAAAGGCGGAGAACCGATCAAGATCATTTGTCCGGGCAAAGTCTATCGCCGCGACAATGACGATGCGACGCATTCGCATCAATTCACCCAAATCGAAGGGCTTGTTGTTGGTGAAGACATCCGCATGAGCGATTTGAAAGGGACTTTGTCCATCTTTGCCAAGAAGATGTTCGGCGAAGACCGTGAAATCCGCCTGCGCCCGAGCTTCTTCCCGTTCACGGAGCCTTCCGTTGAAATGGACATTTCCTGTTTCAAATGCGGCGGGTCTGGCTGCAATGTCTGCAAAAAGACCGGCTGGATCGAAATTCTCGGTGCCGGCATGGTGCATCCGAACGTTCTGGAAATGGCCGGCTATGATTCGAAGCGCCTGACAGGATTTGCATTCGGCATGGGGCCAGAGCGCATCGCGATGCTGAAATACGGCATCGAGGATATCCGCCATTTCTACACGAACGATGTGCGTTTCTTGACGCAATTTCAACGGACGGAACTTTAA
- the rnhC gene encoding ribonuclease HIII produces the protein MTNSVLKLPEEALKRLISHYQNKEIKTKNPHARFAAKLPDAMITVYTSGKVMFQGAGAERETAKWGAADSIKEKTASAKGDQLPPDFANRSVLGSDETGTGDFFGPITVAACFVPAHQVELAKELGVKDSKQLTDDYMRKIAPDLKAAFTYSVLTLDNEKYNQVQAQGWSQGKIKALLHNQALKHVLRKMAPEKPEAILIDQFAERGIYYRHIAQESDIIRENVLFSTKAENLHVSVACASIIARVAFLEEMDRLSTVAGVSLPKGAGAIVDEAAAKILLSRGEAFLKSITKAHFANTKKAQALAAKKKRT, from the coding sequence ATGACCAATAGCGTCTTGAAACTGCCGGAAGAAGCCTTGAAACGGCTAATCTCACACTACCAAAATAAGGAAATAAAAACCAAGAATCCCCATGCCCGCTTTGCCGCTAAACTGCCGGATGCGATGATTACCGTCTACACATCCGGCAAAGTCATGTTCCAGGGCGCAGGTGCCGAGCGTGAAACGGCTAAATGGGGCGCTGCCGACAGCATCAAAGAGAAAACAGCGTCAGCCAAAGGCGATCAATTGCCGCCCGATTTCGCCAACCGCTCTGTGCTCGGCTCCGATGAAACCGGCACGGGCGATTTCTTCGGCCCAATCACCGTCGCCGCCTGCTTTGTGCCCGCACACCAAGTCGAGCTCGCAAAAGAACTCGGTGTTAAGGATTCCAAGCAATTGACGGATGATTATATGCGGAAAATCGCGCCTGACTTAAAAGCAGCATTCACCTATAGCGTGCTAACCTTAGACAACGAGAAATACAATCAAGTACAGGCGCAAGGCTGGTCGCAAGGCAAGATCAAAGCATTGCTCCATAACCAAGCGCTGAAGCATGTCTTGCGAAAAATGGCGCCGGAAAAACCCGAAGCGATTTTGATCGACCAATTCGCAGAGCGCGGCATCTATTATCGGCACATCGCACAAGAATCGGACATCATCCGCGAGAATGTTTTGTTTTCCACGAAAGCGGAAAATCTCCATGTATCGGTCGCCTGCGCATCGATCATTGCGCGTGTCGCTTTCTTAGAGGAAATGGACCGTCTCAGCACAGTTGCAGGCGTCTCTTTGCCAAAAGGGGCTGGCGCGATTGTCGATGAAGCCGCGGCCAAGATCTTGTTGTCGCGCGGAGAAGCCTTCCTGAAAAGCATTACGAAAGCCCATTTTGCCAATACGAAAAAAGCGCAAGCCTTGGCAGCGAAGAAAAAACGCACATAA
- the zapA gene encoding cell division protein ZapA: MQEQHKIRTVVDIYGHTYKMLGTETSGHMRLVASMVDSKMREINAANPSLDQAKLAVLTAVNATHEYLKLKEQLEQMEIELNNLKG, from the coding sequence TTGCAAGAGCAGCATAAAATTCGCACTGTCGTTGATATATATGGCCATACATATAAGATGCTCGGTACTGAGACATCCGGCCATATGAGGCTTGTCGCTTCCATGGTCGACAGCAAGATGCGGGAGATCAACGCCGCCAATCCATCGCTTGACCAAGCGAAACTAGCCGTATTGACCGCGGTAAATGCGACACATGAATATCTTAAACTGAAAGAGCAGCTAGAACAAATGGAAATTGAATTGAATAACTTGAAGGGCTGA
- a CDS encoding small multi-drug export protein, producing MIYEYALIFIGAAIPWFEIALVIPLGIVWGLSPVWVMITAFVGNMLTVMLLIIGFDKFRIWYDKRQAAKGKEPSKKNERAVRIWNKYGLPGLSLLGPILIGTHIAAFIGMTLGATKRNTTVWMIISIGVWTLAFGILTALGFDFFTA from the coding sequence ATGATTTATGAATACGCATTAATATTTATCGGGGCAGCGATTCCGTGGTTTGAAATCGCGCTCGTCATCCCGCTCGGCATTGTCTGGGGCTTGTCGCCGGTATGGGTCATGATCACGGCGTTTGTTGGGAATATGCTGACAGTGATGCTGCTTATTATCGGCTTCGACAAATTCCGCATCTGGTATGATAAGCGCCAGGCAGCAAAAGGCAAGGAGCCATCGAAGAAAAATGAACGCGCTGTGCGTATTTGGAATAAATACGGGCTGCCGGGGCTGTCGCTTTTAGGGCCAATCTTGATCGGCACGCATATCGCGGCATTCATCGGCATGACGCTAGGTGCGACGAAGCGCAATACGACCGTCTGGATGATTATCAGCATCGGGGTCTGGACGCTCGCGTTCGGGATTTTGACAGCACTTGGCTTTGATTTCTTTACTGCGTAA
- the polX gene encoding DNA polymerase/3'-5' exonuclease PolX, which produces MNKKIIIRTLENIALYMELKGDNPFKVSAFRKAAQALELDQRSLDEIEDVTKLKGIGKGTGDVITELLTDGKSSVLEELQEEVPKGLVPMLKLQGLGGKKIAKLYKELGVDSMESLKQACIDGRVQALPGFGAKSEEKILLELENFETDPGRHPIWKTEETVAFIENLLTTISDVAEFSVAGSFRRTKETSKDLDFIVATAKPAKVKEQLLAGLPVKETIASGDTKVSVAVEVVEPIDVDFRLVAPEEFATALHHFTGSKDHNVRMRQLAKAKKEKISEYGVEQEDGSVLTFESEEAFFAHFDLPFIPPTVREDGREIDRIAELPALVAVDDIRGDLHMHTTWSDGAHSIDEMINACHERGYEYMVITDHSQYLKVANGLTPERLIEQNGKLREANKRHDGIEVLSGTEMDILPDGSLDFDDEVLAQLDFVIASIHSSFQQPQEQIMARILTAMKNPYVHMIAHPTGRIVGKRDGYNPDVEQILDWAKEYGKIVELNASPYRLDLAVEWLVMAQDKGVPVAINTDAHAIEGLEVMATGVRHAQKAWLKKDNVVNTWPLEKLRDFLKR; this is translated from the coding sequence ATGAATAAAAAAATCATTATCCGTACATTGGAAAATATTGCGTTATATATGGAATTAAAAGGGGACAACCCGTTTAAAGTATCGGCTTTTCGTAAAGCTGCCCAAGCACTTGAACTCGACCAGCGCAGCTTGGATGAGATTGAAGATGTTACGAAGCTAAAAGGCATCGGTAAAGGCACGGGCGATGTTATTACGGAATTGCTGACCGATGGCAAATCGTCTGTTCTCGAAGAACTGCAGGAAGAAGTGCCGAAAGGGCTTGTGCCAATGCTGAAACTGCAAGGGCTTGGCGGCAAGAAAATTGCCAAACTCTACAAAGAACTCGGCGTGGATTCAATGGAATCTTTGAAGCAGGCGTGCATCGATGGGCGTGTCCAAGCGCTTCCGGGATTTGGCGCAAAATCCGAAGAGAAAATCCTGCTTGAGCTGGAAAACTTCGAAACCGACCCGGGACGCCACCCAATCTGGAAAACGGAAGAAACGGTGGCATTCATCGAAAACTTGTTGACGACGATTTCCGATGTTGCGGAATTTTCAGTTGCCGGAAGCTTCCGCCGCACGAAAGAGACGAGCAAAGACCTCGACTTTATCGTAGCGACCGCTAAACCGGCAAAAGTGAAAGAACAGCTGCTCGCCGGCTTGCCAGTGAAAGAAACCATTGCTTCAGGTGACACGAAAGTCTCTGTTGCGGTGGAAGTGGTCGAGCCGATCGATGTCGATTTCCGCCTCGTTGCACCAGAAGAATTTGCGACAGCGCTGCACCATTTTACCGGATCCAAAGACCATAATGTCCGCATGCGCCAATTGGCTAAAGCGAAAAAAGAGAAAATCAGCGAATATGGCGTGGAACAGGAAGACGGTTCCGTGTTGACATTCGAATCAGAAGAGGCATTTTTCGCCCATTTCGATTTGCCGTTCATCCCGCCGACCGTGCGCGAAGATGGCCGTGAAATCGACCGCATTGCGGAATTGCCGGCACTTGTCGCGGTTGATGATATCCGCGGCGATTTGCATATGCACACAACCTGGTCGGACGGAGCGCATTCCATCGATGAAATGATCAATGCCTGCCACGAGCGAGGGTACGAATACATGGTCATCACCGACCATTCCCAATACCTGAAAGTCGCGAATGGATTGACGCCTGAGCGCTTGATAGAGCAGAACGGGAAATTGCGTGAGGCCAATAAACGCCATGACGGGATCGAAGTATTGTCCGGAACGGAAATGGACATCTTGCCGGATGGCAGTTTGGATTTTGACGACGAAGTGCTCGCGCAATTGGATTTTGTCATTGCGAGCATCCACTCGAGTTTCCAGCAGCCGCAAGAACAGATCATGGCACGTATTTTGACAGCGATGAAAAACCCATATGTCCATATGATCGCGCATCCGACCGGCCGTATCGTCGGAAAACGCGACGGCTATAATCCGGACGTTGAACAAATTCTCGATTGGGCCAAAGAATATGGCAAAATCGTCGAGTTGAACGCGAGCCCGTATCGACTTGACCTGGCTGTCGAATGGCTTGTCATGGCACAGGACAAAGGCGTGCCGGTCGCTATCAATACCGATGCCCATGCAATCGAAGGGCTAGAGGTCATGGCAACAGGCGTCCGCCACGCACAGAAAGCATGGCTCAAAAAAGACAATGTGGTCAATACATGGCCGCTTGAGAAGTTAAGAGATTTCTTGAAACGATAA
- the pheT gene encoding phenylalanine--tRNA ligase subunit beta, with the protein MLVSTKWLKEYVNTQDLPPAELGEKITRAGIEVDAVIDRSEGLANLVVGYVTECVKHPEADKLSICQVDVGGGEIDQIICGAPNIAQGQSVIVARPGAKLPGGMKIKKAKLRGEVSNGMICSLQELGIETKLVPKSYAEGIYVLPEKAEPGTDVLSYLDLDDTVLELGLTPNRADAMSMLGVAYEVGAILGEEVSLPEIEYTEAADSAKSMLSLEVDAPEANPLYVAKVVRNVKVKESPLWLQQRLMAAGVRPHNNVVDVTNYILMEYGQPLHAFDYDSLGSGNITVRQAKEGEKITTLDDTERILSAHQLVITNGTDPVALAGVMGGANSEVSDETTTVVIESAYFASDSIRRTSKDHNLRSDASSRYEKGVDPNRVIPAAERAAQLLAELAEGEVLAGSLIFDQLDKQERVVKVSPDFINSRLGMKIRLEDMLDILSRLKFNTEAVNNQLIIEVPTRRQDIQIEEDVVEEIARLYGYDEIPATLPRTDATPGGLSPYQAKRRIARHFLEGAGLLQATTYSLTSEAAATQFALEPTETTRLLMPMSEERSILRQSLLPHLLESLSYNTARRIDSAALYETGSVFLKGQDELLDEQEHLAIVMTGLWIDHSWQGEKKAVDFFVAKGIVEGLAEKLGLELSFERGEMDGLHPGRTAFILLDGKRIGVIGALHPSEQKTRDLKETIVVELNLATLLTRETEALVYTQVSRYPTISRDVALVLSNIVEAQTIEGVIRKAGGKLLKDVRVFDLYEGDRMDEGKKSLAFSLRYFDPEKTLTDEEVNAVHEKIIKALTESGAELR; encoded by the coding sequence ATGTTAGTATCGACAAAATGGTTGAAAGAATATGTAAATACACAAGACTTGCCCCCAGCAGAACTCGGGGAAAAAATTACGCGCGCAGGAATCGAAGTTGACGCCGTAATCGACCGTTCAGAAGGACTGGCGAATTTGGTCGTCGGTTATGTGACGGAGTGCGTGAAACATCCGGAAGCCGATAAACTGTCAATCTGCCAAGTGGATGTCGGCGGCGGGGAAATCGACCAGATCATCTGTGGCGCACCAAATATCGCTCAGGGCCAGTCGGTCATCGTGGCACGTCCGGGCGCGAAGCTTCCAGGCGGCATGAAAATCAAAAAAGCGAAGCTGCGCGGGGAAGTATCGAACGGCATGATTTGCTCGCTTCAAGAGCTGGGCATTGAAACGAAACTTGTGCCAAAAAGCTATGCAGAAGGCATTTATGTCCTACCTGAAAAAGCAGAGCCTGGCACAGATGTGTTGTCTTACCTGGACTTGGACGATACGGTCCTTGAACTTGGCCTCACGCCGAACCGAGCGGATGCGATGAGCATGCTTGGTGTCGCTTATGAAGTCGGCGCCATTTTGGGAGAAGAGGTTAGCTTGCCGGAAATTGAGTACACAGAAGCTGCGGACAGTGCAAAAAGCATGCTGTCGCTCGAAGTGGATGCACCAGAAGCGAATCCTCTTTATGTAGCGAAAGTCGTGCGCAACGTTAAAGTGAAGGAATCTCCACTTTGGCTGCAACAGCGTTTGATGGCAGCTGGCGTGCGCCCGCATAATAATGTCGTGGACGTGACCAACTATATTTTGATGGAATACGGCCAGCCGCTTCATGCGTTTGACTATGATTCTCTTGGTTCCGGTAATATCACCGTGCGCCAGGCAAAAGAAGGCGAAAAAATTACAACGCTTGATGACACAGAACGCATCTTATCTGCGCATCAATTAGTCATCACCAACGGCACGGACCCTGTCGCACTTGCCGGCGTCATGGGCGGTGCAAATTCGGAAGTGAGCGATGAGACGACAACGGTCGTCATCGAGTCCGCTTATTTTGCTTCCGATTCGATTCGCCGTACGTCGAAAGACCATAATTTGAGAAGCGACGCGAGCTCACGCTATGAAAAAGGCGTCGACCCGAACCGCGTCATCCCGGCTGCCGAACGTGCTGCCCAATTATTGGCTGAACTGGCGGAAGGCGAAGTGCTTGCCGGATCGCTCATCTTCGACCAGCTCGATAAACAAGAGCGCGTTGTCAAAGTTTCTCCGGACTTCATCAATAGCCGCCTCGGCATGAAGATCCGCCTTGAGGACATGCTTGATATCCTCAGCCGTTTGAAGTTCAACACAGAAGCGGTGAACAACCAATTGATTATTGAAGTGCCGACGCGCCGACAAGATATCCAGATCGAAGAAGATGTCGTGGAGGAAATCGCACGTCTTTACGGCTACGACGAGATTCCGGCAACGTTGCCGCGTACCGATGCCACACCTGGCGGATTGAGCCCTTACCAGGCGAAACGCCGCATTGCACGCCATTTCCTTGAAGGCGCTGGCCTGCTTCAAGCTACGACCTATTCCTTGACCTCGGAAGCGGCTGCGACGCAATTTGCGCTGGAGCCGACGGAAACGACCCGTCTATTGATGCCGATGAGCGAAGAGCGCAGCATTTTGCGCCAAAGTTTATTGCCTCATTTGCTTGAGTCACTTTCATACAATACGGCGCGCCGCATTGATTCGGCAGCTTTGTATGAAACGGGTTCGGTGTTCTTGAAAGGCCAGGATGAATTGCTCGATGAACAAGAACATTTGGCGATTGTCATGACAGGACTGTGGATCGACCATAGCTGGCAGGGCGAAAAGAAAGCTGTCGACTTTTTCGTGGCAAAAGGCATCGTGGAAGGGCTTGCTGAAAAGTTGGGCCTAGAATTGTCATTCGAACGCGGCGAAATGGACGGCTTGCATCCAGGCAGAACCGCATTCATCCTGCTCGATGGCAAGCGCATCGGCGTTATTGGCGCCTTGCACCCGTCCGAGCAGAAAACGCGCGATTTGAAAGAAACGATCGTGGTGGAGTTGAACTTGGCGACGTTGCTGACACGCGAAACGGAAGCACTTGTCTATACCCAAGTATCCCGCTACCCGACGATTTCACGCGACGTGGCGTTGGTCTTGTCGAATATCGTGGAAGCGCAGACGATTGAAGGAGTCATCCGCAAAGCGGGCGGCAAGTTGTTGAAAGATGTCCGCGTCTTCGATCTGTACGAAGGCGACCGCATGGATGAAGGCAAGAAATCCTTGGCGTTCTCGTTAAGATATTTCGACCCGGAGAAAACACTGACCGATGAAGAAGTGAACGCAGTGCATGAGAAAATCATCAAAGCGCTCACGGAATCAGGAGCGGAACTCCGCTAA
- a CDS encoding helix-turn-helix transcriptional regulator: protein MLKNRVKELRARYGFTQSELGKQVDVTRQTIAFIEKGEFSPSITLSLKLAKVLQVEVGDLFWLEEE from the coding sequence ATGCTGAAAAACCGTGTGAAAGAGCTGAGGGCGCGCTATGGGTTTACACAAAGCGAGCTGGGTAAGCAAGTGGATGTGACGCGACAGACGATCGCGTTTATCGAGAAAGGCGAATTTTCACCGTCAATTACATTGTCTTTGAAGCTCGCTAAGGTCTTGCAAGTGGAAGTAGGCGACTTATTTTGGTTGGAGGAGGAGTAA
- a CDS encoding endonuclease MutS2 yields the protein MIAERALRTLEFYKIREEVAAFCTSSLGKGLVKELLPSTDIAEVNRLLEEMDEAAQLLRIKNNVPMGGISDIRPHAKRAQIGGSLSPVELMEVSSTIRASRILRHFLEAIDAEEDIDIPHFMEKKESMPILTQLEHDINACIDDNGTVVDSASSELRSIRQSLRAQESRVREKLESLIRGRNASKMLSDSIVTIRNDRFVIPVKQEYRSHYGGIVHDQSSSGQTLFIEPDAVVQANNEVRRLKLKEREEIDRILLMLSMKVQEVAHELFTLVGVLAEVDLILAKAKYGQAHKCSKPDMNTEGYINLKKARHPLIPQDEVVPNDIEFGRDITAIVITGPNTGGKTVTLKTVGLSTLMAQAGLPVPALEGSELAVFDQIFADIGDEQSIEQSLSTFSSHMVNIVDILEKFDENSLVIFDELGAGTDPQEGAALAISLLDEVHGRGARVIATTHYPELKAYGYNREGVANASVEFDVETLSPTYRLLIGVPGRSNAFEISKRLGLPEHIISHAKSFTGTDRKEVDSMIASLEKSRREAERDAEETRSVLEESETLKEDLAKRLAEYDSRKELLEDKAKEKARKIVDQARAEAETVIKELRQMQLTQQTGVKEHQLIDAKKRLENAMPENRVLKKAKKKNEPVALKPNDEVKVLSYGQKGTLVEKVSDTEWVVQVGILKMKLPESDLSYTKPEKQKETRTMTSLKGREGYTKMELDLRGERYEDALSRVEKYLDDALLANYHQVSIIHGKGTGALRQGVQQYLKKHPRVKSYRFGEPGEGGSGVTVAELK from the coding sequence ATGATCGCAGAGCGCGCATTACGAACTCTCGAATTTTATAAAATCCGTGAAGAAGTGGCTGCATTTTGTACTTCATCACTTGGAAAAGGGTTAGTGAAAGAATTGCTGCCGTCTACTGACATCGCGGAAGTAAACCGTTTGCTCGAAGAAATGGACGAAGCGGCGCAATTATTGCGCATCAAGAATAATGTGCCGATGGGCGGGATTTCCGATATCCGTCCCCATGCGAAACGCGCACAGATCGGCGGCAGTTTAAGCCCGGTGGAGTTGATGGAAGTTTCCTCAACGATCCGCGCAAGCCGGATCTTACGCCATTTCCTTGAAGCCATCGACGCGGAAGAAGATATCGACATTCCCCATTTCATGGAGAAAAAAGAAAGTATGCCAATTTTGACGCAGCTCGAGCACGATATTAACGCTTGCATCGATGATAACGGCACTGTGGTCGACAGCGCGAGCTCGGAACTTCGCAGCATCCGCCAGTCACTGCGTGCGCAGGAAAGCCGCGTGCGTGAAAAACTCGAGAGCCTGATACGCGGACGCAATGCGTCGAAAATGCTGTCAGACTCCATTGTCACCATTCGCAACGACCGCTTCGTTATCCCGGTCAAACAGGAATACAGAAGCCATTACGGCGGCATTGTTCATGACCAATCATCGTCAGGTCAGACGCTGTTCATCGAACCGGATGCCGTCGTGCAGGCGAACAATGAAGTGCGTAGGCTGAAGTTGAAAGAACGAGAAGAAATCGACCGCATCCTGCTGATGTTGTCTATGAAAGTGCAGGAAGTCGCTCATGAATTGTTCACTTTGGTCGGTGTATTGGCGGAAGTCGATCTGATCTTGGCCAAAGCGAAATACGGGCAAGCGCATAAATGCTCAAAACCCGACATGAACACAGAAGGCTATATCAATTTAAAAAAAGCCCGCCACCCGCTCATTCCTCAAGATGAAGTGGTGCCGAACGATATCGAGTTTGGCCGGGACATTACGGCGATCGTCATCACCGGACCGAACACAGGAGGCAAGACGGTCACCTTGAAAACGGTTGGCTTGTCGACTTTGATGGCACAGGCAGGACTTCCAGTGCCGGCACTTGAAGGATCGGAACTGGCTGTATTCGACCAGATCTTTGCCGATATCGGCGATGAGCAGTCGATTGAGCAAAGCTTAAGTACGTTTTCTTCCCATATGGTTAATATTGTCGACATCTTGGAGAAGTTCGATGAAAACTCATTGGTCATTTTCGATGAGCTTGGTGCCGGCACCGACCCGCAAGAAGGGGCGGCACTTGCCATTTCCTTGCTCGATGAAGTTCACGGCAGAGGCGCGCGCGTTATCGCGACGACCCATTACCCGGAACTAAAAGCTTATGGCTATAACCGGGAAGGCGTTGCCAATGCAAGTGTCGAGTTCGATGTCGAAACATTGAGCCCGACCTACCGTTTGCTGATCGGCGTGCCGGGACGCAGCAACGCGTTTGAAATCTCCAAGCGGCTCGGTTTGCCGGAGCATATCATTTCCCATGCGAAGAGCTTTACAGGAACCGATCGCAAGGAAGTCGACTCGATGATTGCTTCGCTGGAGAAAAGCCGTCGCGAAGCGGAACGGGATGCAGAAGAAACCCGTTCTGTGCTTGAAGAATCCGAGACGCTAAAAGAAGACTTGGCGAAACGACTCGCGGAATACGACAGCCGCAAAGAGCTGCTTGAAGACAAAGCAAAAGAAAAAGCGCGCAAAATCGTCGATCAGGCGCGCGCGGAAGCGGAAACGGTCATCAAGGAACTGCGCCAAATGCAGCTGACCCAGCAGACCGGCGTCAAAGAACACCAGCTGATCGATGCCAAAAAACGGCTGGAAAATGCCATGCCGGAAAACCGCGTCCTGAAAAAAGCGAAAAAGAAAAACGAACCGGTCGCCCTGAAACCGAACGACGAAGTAAAAGTGCTATCCTACGGGCAAAAGGGGACATTGGTCGAAAAAGTTTCCGACACGGAATGGGTCGTACAGGTCGGCATCTTGAAAATGAAGCTGCCTGAATCCGACCTCAGCTACACAAAACCGGAAAAGCAAAAAGAAACACGTACAATGACCAGCTTGAAAGGCCGGGAAGGCTACACGAAAATGGAGTTGGACCTTCGCGGTGAGCGCTACGAGGATGCCCTTTCGCGCGTGGAGAAATATTTGGACGATGCCTTATTGGCGAATTATCACCAAGTTTCCATTATTCACGGCAAGGGGACCGGCGCGCTACGACAAGGCGTGCAGCAATACTTGAAGAAACATCCGCGCGTCAAAAGCTATCGCTTTGGCGAACCGGGTGAAGGCGGCTCGGGCGTAACGGTCGCTGAATTGAAGTAA
- a CDS encoding CvpA family protein, translating to MLDLILLVLLLAGILVGFKRGLVLQFLHMVGFVVALIVAYTYYKPLSENFVLWVPYPTVDETSRFAMAFEQLNLDQTFYQLLAFALIFFVVKFLLTLIASMFDFIKYIPVLGFLSRIFGAVLGLIEAHILLFIGLYVFALLPVDVIQNQIDNSGIARAILEHTPYFSEKVKEWWYIYM from the coding sequence ATGCTTGATTTAATCTTATTAGTATTGCTTCTGGCGGGGATTTTGGTCGGCTTCAAGCGAGGGCTGGTGCTGCAGTTTCTGCACATGGTCGGCTTTGTCGTCGCGCTCATTGTCGCCTATACGTATTATAAACCGCTATCGGAAAACTTTGTGTTATGGGTTCCATACCCGACGGTCGACGAAACCTCGCGCTTTGCGATGGCTTTCGAACAATTGAATCTGGACCAAACTTTTTATCAGCTCTTGGCATTCGCACTCATTTTCTTTGTCGTGAAATTTTTGCTGACGCTGATTGCATCGATGTTCGATTTCATCAAATACATACCTGTGCTTGGCTTCTTGAGCCGTATTTTCGGTGCAGTCCTTGGGCTCATCGAAGCGCACATCCTGTTGTTCATCGGTTTGTATGTATTTGCGCTATTGCCAGTCGATGTCATTCAAAACCAAATCGACAACTCCGGAATTGCACGCGCGATCCTGGAGCATACGCCTTATTTCTCTGAGAAAGTGAAGGAATGGTGGTATATTTATATGTAG